The Candidatus Nealsonbacteria bacterium sequence TTAGAAAATCAACCGGCCGACTTATTTCTCCAGCTAACAACGCGCTAATTTCTATAAGCTTTGGATCTCATACTAAACAAATTTCAATAAACTCTCATGGGAAAATAGAGAGCTTTGATTTATGACAAGAAAAAGACAAAAAGGAATGATACTCATAGAGCTGCTTACGGCAATGGCTGTATTTGCAATTGGCATAATGACTATTTTTGCTCTTTTTGTAAGCGCGACCCGAGGTGCAATCATCAGCTTAGATAGAACTAATGCAACCCTCCGGTCAAACGAAACACTGGAAGCCGCTTTGTCTATACTAAATCAAGATCCAAGCTATTTAACTCCCGGGAGATACGAAGTTGGAGTAAATAATAATAATGAATGGGTTTTACTGTCAAAATCAGGCCTTATCGGTCATTTCTTGCTCTCAAATAACGCCACAGACTCAAGTGTTTATAGGAACCATGGATTAATGAAAAATATTAGCTTTGCCAAAGATAGAAAAAATCAACCATTCAATGCAGCCAGGTTTAATGGTAATAATAGTATGATAACAACCGAGTTTGGATTCTCTCTTCAAACCTCCGGCCCATTAAGTATTTCAGCTTGGGTCTTAGGGACTGGATCCGGAACTAGAATAATTGCCGGAAGGTATGATTTTTCAAGAAACACAAGCGGATATGTGATATACCGGCAAGACAACTCTTATTTTTTCAAAATAGCCGGCCCCCAAGGAACTGATATAATATCCGCCCCATCAGACAATGTTCCATGGGAACATATTGTAGGAGTCTATGACCCCGCAGATCAAAGAATGGATATATATATAAATGGACGGCTAGGAAATACTAAAAGAACAACCATTACATCTATTAACACAACTCCCTTTCTTGAGCTGACTATCGGAACTGATACTAGCAGGTCAAATGTTTGGGAGGGATTAATAAGTGATGTAAGGGTCTATAACCAAAGC is a genomic window containing:
- a CDS encoding prepilin-type N-terminal cleavage/methylation domain-containing protein, which codes for MTRKRQKGMILIELLTAMAVFAIGIMTIFALFVSATRGAIISLDRTNATLRSNETLEAALSILNQDPSYLTPGRYEVGVNNNNEWVLLSKSGLIGHFLLSNNATDSSVYRNHGLMKNISFAKDRKNQPFNAARFNGNNSMITTEFGFSLQTSGPLSISAWVLGTGSGTRIIAGRYDFSRNTSGYVIYRQDNSYFFKIAGPQGTDIISAPSDNVPWEHIVGVYDPADQRMDIYINGRLGNTKRTTITSINTTPFLELTIGTDTSRSNVWEGLISDVRVYNQSLTANEVSGLNGSYSTREEKSLIISDASQLIASWSFNEGRGCIVHNNISNDHGRINGCNSVSWTENRYGRINRSLGFTNAQIIVPGSNSLHIRGNVSISIWVRLPNPLPNTEMVLLNKRANGPDDYSFLLMYHGSDRGYSWAISSGTGRVIKARAPNTAFPNKWQNIIVTFDGNTRRMFINNNEITNLQPMERVNPGTESNLSIGRDLAGQNSFTGTIDDLRIYNKILTRRERISILTNHLNYYLE